A region from the Desulfitobacterium dehalogenans ATCC 51507 genome encodes:
- a CDS encoding LysM peptidoglycan-binding domain-containing protein translates to MNHPMNMQNRYIAQGLCFHPGQVTMDMGNPYQSCYGHESMHGMHSMHHSHHDLCCPQPCPPPCPPPCPPPAPEPVTYVVRRGDSVYKIAQKFGTTMQAIILANNLSNPDLIFPGQVLIIPCV, encoded by the coding sequence ATGAACCATCCGATGAACATGCAAAATAGATATATTGCTCAGGGTCTATGTTTTCATCCTGGTCAGGTGACTATGGATATGGGAAATCCTTATCAATCCTGCTATGGTCATGAAAGTATGCATGGTATGCATAGTATGCATCATAGCCATCATGATCTTTGTTGCCCTCAGCCATGCCCCCCGCCATGTCCTCCGCCTTGCCCCCCGCCTGCACCGGAACCGGTCACCTATGTTGTGAGAAGAGGGGACAGCGTCTATAAAATAGCTCAGAAATTCGGTACAACGATGCAAGCTATTATCCTTGCCAACAATCTCAGTAATCCCGATCTGATTTTTCCCGGTCAAGTTCTCATTATTCCTTGTGTATGA
- the addA gene encoding helicase-exonuclease AddAB subunit AddA, with the protein MSNPKWTPAQQAAIDLKGQILVAAAAGSGKTAVLVQRLFNRITDADEKVDVDRFLVVTFTKAAAAEMRERIGKALDEALFSATEPAQVEHLLQQRALLYRASITTLHSFCMELIRQYFYLIELDPAFRVADEAEADLLRQDTLEDLFEAYYSEETPAFQGLVDAFGTDRDDQPLMESILRLHEFAMSQVHPGEWLEDLPAAYDWNSLDDLMQSPWGRVVRQGIQDKVEEGFVLLERAYQIAESQGGPIHYAPALQDDKSRLDFLQKVVEKGTWSEIETAFMAAAAFPSLPRGSKKGSMDSLMDEEEIKRLREESKKARDEAKKKLDEIKNTVFSVPLAEQIPFLKKMAELIATLAQVTQQFAQNYQIAKRQKNIVDFSDLEHYALHLLTKDKQPTDIALKLQEYYAEVLVDEYQDINPVQERILQLVSRQHEEDANLFMVGDVKQSIYRFRMADPGLFLRKYADFPHYREGEEASPNLVIDLNQNFRSRPEVIQGINYLFYQIMTEGAGEIAYDEQAALRPGAKFVSSSELRTAEGPIEVHLFDPKTIDLSTGQDGGTEDEFVGFDQDRELESGDDESSIEEAESARIEARLVAARIQKMVLGHEFQVYDKELGDYRPVQYSDIVILMRSLASVASVYAEEFQSAGIPVYAETNSGYFGTNEVDTILSLLKIIDNPRLDIPFAAVLRSPLVGMNGTELGKLRSLLPKGDFYETMVLTFWASNAHQQEKLGNGFYSEVREILAKHQEILPQIEIKTKHILDTSPEIKGKVDSFLPKLHEWRQRSRRTSLADLLWHLYEDTGYLAYVGTLPSGAQRQANLRILYDRACRYEATNYRGLFRFLRFLEKFQAQGKDLGSASTVGEKENVVRFITVHSSKGLEFPVVFMTGLGKRFNTRSLSSQLLLHSQLGVGIPLIDIENQVRYPSIIQYAVKERLWQEALAEELRIFYVALTRGKERLFLFGHHHKLIEAINKWQSLSLSCSGIAFPNGQLRGAKTYLDWIGPALIRHPEDLFKLGRSPLESVLPDGSSQWKVIVHERIAGRALSQDGETVQDKAIHEEAETTETQVPETMGIDMENFKEEVFKQLDWQYPYSEGANQSAKTSVSELKRQLPWYSDHEYEFQPSLSTPGFLRPQFILSQKELTPAERGTAVHAAIQHLPLADWRDIWDSLSQEVRESMLKEYIDSLVRREILTVEQGRAVALALLRNLLDSISGRHLFEAEEVRREVPFNLSLRLKTQKEPVLVQGIIDAVLLSHQEHWARIIDFKTDNLAGVSDPEPTLIDRYALQLGVYALAVERLLKIPVRECVIYATSVQREFVMPKEVIQAALESVVMM; encoded by the coding sequence ATGAGTAATCCAAAGTGGACCCCCGCACAGCAGGCCGCCATTGACTTGAAGGGGCAGATTCTCGTGGCAGCAGCCGCTGGTTCAGGTAAGACTGCGGTCCTTGTCCAAAGACTCTTCAATCGTATTACCGATGCAGACGAGAAAGTCGATGTGGATCGATTTCTTGTAGTAACCTTTACTAAAGCAGCAGCAGCAGAAATGCGGGAACGAATAGGGAAAGCTTTGGATGAAGCTCTCTTTTCAGCGACGGAACCTGCTCAAGTTGAACACCTACTGCAACAGAGAGCCTTACTTTACCGAGCCAGTATTACTACCCTTCATTCATTTTGCATGGAGCTGATTCGTCAGTATTTCTATCTCATCGAGCTGGATCCTGCTTTCCGCGTGGCGGATGAGGCGGAAGCGGATCTTCTTCGTCAAGATACTCTTGAAGATCTGTTTGAAGCTTATTATTCAGAAGAGACGCCTGCATTTCAAGGTTTAGTGGATGCCTTTGGCACAGATCGTGATGATCAACCCTTGATGGAATCCATCCTCAGGCTCCACGAATTCGCTATGAGCCAGGTCCATCCTGGAGAATGGCTGGAGGATCTGCCTGCAGCTTATGATTGGAACAGCCTTGATGACCTTATGCAAAGCCCATGGGGACGGGTGGTTCGGCAGGGGATTCAGGATAAAGTAGAGGAAGGCTTTGTCTTACTGGAGCGGGCTTATCAGATAGCAGAATCGCAGGGCGGCCCTATTCATTATGCTCCCGCTCTACAGGATGATAAATCCAGGCTGGATTTTTTACAGAAAGTAGTGGAGAAAGGGACCTGGAGTGAAATCGAGACTGCCTTTATGGCAGCGGCAGCTTTCCCAAGCCTCCCACGAGGAAGCAAAAAGGGGTCAATGGACTCCTTGATGGATGAGGAAGAAATAAAGCGATTACGAGAAGAAAGTAAAAAAGCACGTGATGAAGCCAAAAAGAAACTGGACGAAATCAAGAATACGGTGTTCTCTGTGCCCTTGGCTGAGCAGATCCCTTTTCTAAAAAAGATGGCGGAGTTGATTGCTACTCTAGCTCAAGTTACCCAACAGTTTGCCCAAAACTATCAAATAGCTAAAAGGCAAAAAAATATAGTGGACTTTTCAGATCTGGAACACTATGCCTTACATCTATTGACAAAGGACAAACAGCCTACAGATATTGCCTTAAAACTTCAGGAGTATTATGCGGAAGTTCTCGTGGATGAATATCAGGATATCAATCCGGTTCAAGAGCGAATCTTACAGCTGGTTTCCCGACAACATGAAGAGGATGCCAATCTGTTCATGGTGGGGGATGTTAAGCAGAGCATCTATCGTTTCCGGATGGCAGATCCCGGACTTTTCCTTCGTAAGTATGCGGATTTTCCTCATTATAGAGAGGGGGAGGAAGCTTCCCCCAATTTAGTCATTGATCTCAACCAGAACTTCCGTAGTCGGCCTGAGGTGATTCAAGGAATTAATTATCTCTTCTATCAGATCATGACTGAGGGGGCAGGGGAGATTGCCTATGACGAGCAGGCTGCCCTGAGACCGGGGGCTAAATTTGTCTCTAGCTCAGAACTTAGAACTGCCGAGGGCCCTATTGAGGTTCATTTATTTGATCCGAAGACTATCGATCTTTCAACAGGCCAAGATGGAGGAACTGAAGACGAATTCGTGGGATTTGATCAGGATAGAGAGTTGGAGTCAGGTGATGATGAGTCTTCTATAGAAGAGGCGGAAAGCGCCCGTATTGAAGCACGTTTGGTTGCAGCTCGTATTCAAAAGATGGTCTTAGGGCACGAGTTTCAAGTTTATGATAAGGAACTGGGTGATTATCGGCCGGTACAGTATTCAGATATAGTTATTCTCATGCGCTCCTTAGCATCCGTGGCCTCAGTCTATGCTGAAGAATTTCAAAGTGCAGGAATTCCTGTCTATGCAGAAACCAACAGTGGTTATTTTGGTACCAATGAGGTCGATACAATTTTATCCTTACTTAAAATTATTGATAATCCACGTTTAGATATTCCCTTTGCGGCAGTACTCCGTTCCCCTCTGGTAGGCATGAATGGAACAGAGTTAGGGAAATTGCGTTCTCTACTCCCAAAAGGAGATTTTTACGAGACTATGGTTCTGACCTTTTGGGCAAGCAATGCTCACCAACAAGAGAAGCTTGGGAATGGATTCTATTCAGAAGTCAGGGAGATTTTAGCAAAACACCAGGAGATCTTACCTCAAATCGAGATTAAAACTAAGCATATCCTCGATACATCACCTGAGATAAAAGGGAAGGTTGATTCCTTTCTTCCCAAGTTGCATGAGTGGCGGCAGCGTTCGCGGCGGACCTCTCTGGCCGACTTGCTATGGCATCTCTATGAAGACACTGGTTATCTGGCCTATGTAGGAACCTTACCTTCCGGTGCTCAACGTCAGGCGAATTTACGAATCCTTTATGATCGTGCCTGTCGTTATGAAGCAACCAATTATCGGGGCTTATTCCGTTTCCTGCGTTTCCTGGAGAAATTTCAAGCCCAGGGTAAGGATCTGGGCAGTGCAAGTACCGTAGGGGAAAAGGAGAATGTGGTCCGTTTCATAACAGTGCACTCCAGTAAAGGTCTGGAATTTCCAGTCGTCTTCATGACCGGGTTGGGAAAGAGATTTAATACTCGCAGCCTTAGCAGTCAACTTTTGCTCCACTCACAATTAGGAGTTGGAATCCCATTAATAGATATTGAGAACCAGGTTCGTTATCCATCCATTATTCAATACGCCGTGAAAGAACGTCTATGGCAAGAAGCTCTTGCCGAAGAGCTGCGGATCTTTTATGTAGCTCTCACCCGGGGAAAGGAGCGCCTATTCCTCTTTGGTCATCACCATAAGCTGATTGAAGCTATCAACAAGTGGCAGAGCTTATCTTTGTCTTGCTCCGGCATTGCCTTTCCTAACGGCCAGTTGCGTGGTGCTAAGACCTACTTGGATTGGATTGGGCCGGCTTTAATACGTCATCCTGAGGATTTGTTCAAACTTGGCAGATCTCCCTTAGAGAGTGTACTTCCCGATGGCTCATCTCAATGGAAAGTGATCGTTCATGAAAGGATTGCCGGAAGGGCGCTTTCTCAAGATGGGGAAACTGTCCAAGATAAAGCAATTCATGAGGAAGCCGAGACTACTGAGACACAAGTACCTGAAACTATGGGCATAGATATGGAAAATTTTAAGGAGGAAGTCTTTAAACAGCTTGACTGGCAATATCCATACTCTGAAGGGGCCAATCAATCCGCCAAGACCAGTGTCAGTGAATTGAAACGACAGTTGCCATGGTATAGTGATCATGAATACGAATTCCAACCTTCCTTGTCCACTCCCGGTTTTCTGCGTCCTCAATTCATTTTATCTCAGAAGGAATTAACTCCCGCAGAAAGAGGGACGGCAGTGCACGCCGCTATTCAACATTTACCCTTGGCAGATTGGCGGGATATTTGGGATAGTCTTTCCCAAGAAGTCCGCGAAAGCATGCTTAAGGAGTATATCGACTCATTAGTCCGGCGGGAAATTCTGACTGTAGAGCAGGGGAGGGCGGTAGCCCTTGCCTTATTAAGGAATCTGTTGGATTCAATCAGCGGCAGGCATCTGTTTGAAGCTGAAGAAGTACGAAGAGAGGTTCCCTTTAACCTTTCACTACGTCTCAAAACCCAAAAAGAACCTGTTCTTGTGCAGGGAATCATCGACGCAGTGCTTCTGTCCCATCAGGAGCATTGGGCACGAATCATTGACTTTAAGACCGATAATTTGGCGGGGGTGTCTGACCCGGAACCAACCTTGATCGATCGCTATGCACTTCAGCTTGGGGTGTATGCTTTAGCTGTAGAAAGGCTTCTCAAAATCCCTGTTCGAGAGTGTGTAATCTATGCCACGTCGGTTCAGCGTGAGTTTGTCATGCCGAAAGAAGTTATTCAGGCTGCCCTGGAATCGGTGGTTATGATGTGA
- the addB gene encoding helicase-exonuclease AddAB subunit AddB, with the protein MRFILGRAGTGKSTLCLNEIRRESQENPEGLPLILLVPEQATHQMEMSLAHDPQSGGILRAQVLSFRRLGWRVFSELGGGGKTPIGEVGKRMLLRRLLLKYRSDLRVFARSATRPGMADLLAQAIAEFKIYRITPDQLRGIQDSDELLLQKTYELAFLYEELNKSLGFDVRDPDDELNLVAEKISQAPFLHGARIWVDGFKGFTPQEFYIIQSMLGTVSEITISLPLDPELIKGRNPQFKPGEELFYEPFQTYQGLVNLARDSKSRITYVELTETHRFQNAGLKHLERFYNAYPTKAFKSGGSTDLYPPGIALFPAANKRAEIEGIARELRRLAREEGKMWRDCSVVTRDLAGYQGIIEQVFHAHDIPYFLDHKRPVIHHPLLELLLSAIEAVQTDWAYEPLFRCLKTDFFPCSKDRIDRLENYCLAYGIHGSAWRGNHPWKYYPDPKDIEEAENLNEVRRIIYEILSPLEQALRPHHEACGSPVTVAQITEAIYELLIRLKVPEHLQDWAEVARSRGDLAEAQLQNQIWDAVIQVLDEMVASLGEEVMDLADFAMILTSGLENLKLGLIPPGYDQVLVGSLDRSRNPETAVLFLLGANDGILPGKPSNEGVFDELERLRLERKGIILAPKGKVQVYEEHYFIYTALTRAKERLYISYPLTDEEGRGLTVSPVINRMKAIFPGLQERYLSLDTEDLDLIPHPYALLPAYALHLQKLRQGTSLSPLWQAIRSWFLTKTEAFPQVLLLEKGISDQNHEEKLPQPLARQLYGKRLVTSVSRLEQFARCPFAHFAQYGLKLKERSNYRLSPPDMGQFFHAVLHDYAVALRERELDWGELNKEQSWQLVNEAADQIVLQLQNKILLSNARYRYLTHKLKRTVHHAVRVLGEHARQGEFVPIELEVKFGPQDTLPPLEVELSGGSSLILRGQIDRIDGAILGNEIYLRILDYKSREAHVNLNQIYYGLDLQLLAYLDAALQGAQILLSSSSLPEAFMDSIPKDTSQDLKSLNNIHPAGFLYFPVLEPQLKSKTLLYPEELEKDRIKAVKVKGYLLADRQVLMAMDRDLENSNLLGVKFNKNGEFKKGSPTLTEEQFALLRRHLQYFLRRSGEALLNGDISITPYKQGKNTACQFCSYKPLCHFDPYLPENKYRNLPVIQDEDFWNRVESQDSEQYVSVPDSLASDQKSPLKDTDNSQRTQELIWLGEDEAGAGKEDNLHE; encoded by the coding sequence ATGCGTTTTATATTGGGGCGGGCGGGTACGGGAAAAAGCACACTCTGCTTGAATGAGATACGTAGAGAAAGCCAGGAGAATCCTGAGGGCTTACCTCTCATTCTTCTCGTTCCTGAACAGGCTACCCATCAAATGGAGATGAGCTTGGCTCATGATCCTCAATCCGGTGGAATACTCAGAGCTCAAGTCTTGAGCTTTCGTCGTTTAGGTTGGCGAGTTTTTTCGGAATTAGGTGGGGGAGGAAAGACACCGATTGGAGAAGTGGGCAAGAGAATGCTCTTGCGCCGCCTGCTTTTAAAATATCGTTCTGATTTGCGGGTGTTTGCTCGTTCGGCTACCCGTCCCGGAATGGCTGACCTCTTAGCTCAGGCCATTGCGGAATTTAAAATTTACCGTATCACCCCGGACCAACTAAGAGGAATTCAAGATTCTGATGAACTACTATTACAAAAGACCTATGAATTAGCGTTTCTCTATGAGGAATTGAATAAGTCCTTAGGATTCGATGTAAGGGATCCTGATGACGAACTGAACCTGGTGGCTGAAAAAATCTCTCAGGCTCCTTTTCTCCATGGGGCGAGAATTTGGGTGGATGGGTTTAAAGGATTTACACCTCAAGAGTTTTATATTATTCAATCCATGCTGGGAACGGTTTCTGAGATAACTATTTCATTACCCCTTGATCCTGAACTGATTAAAGGGAGAAATCCTCAGTTTAAGCCCGGTGAGGAACTTTTTTATGAGCCTTTTCAGACTTACCAAGGGCTTGTTAATTTAGCCCGAGATTCTAAATCCCGCATCACCTATGTTGAACTTACGGAAACCCATCGGTTTCAGAATGCAGGGCTAAAGCATCTTGAGCGTTTCTATAATGCTTATCCTACTAAAGCATTTAAGTCAGGGGGCTCCACAGATCTCTATCCTCCGGGAATCGCCCTATTTCCCGCAGCCAATAAAAGAGCTGAGATCGAGGGAATCGCACGGGAGCTTAGACGCCTTGCCAGGGAGGAGGGCAAGATGTGGCGGGATTGTAGCGTCGTAACCCGCGATTTAGCGGGCTATCAAGGGATAATCGAACAGGTTTTCCATGCTCATGATATACCTTATTTCTTAGACCATAAACGTCCGGTTATTCATCATCCTCTGTTGGAATTGCTTTTATCGGCTATCGAAGCGGTTCAAACCGATTGGGCCTATGAGCCTCTTTTTCGCTGTTTAAAAACTGATTTCTTTCCGTGCAGTAAAGACCGTATTGATCGATTGGAAAACTACTGCCTTGCTTATGGAATCCATGGCAGTGCATGGAGAGGCAATCACCCCTGGAAGTATTACCCTGACCCTAAGGACATAGAAGAAGCAGAAAATCTTAACGAAGTCCGACGGATTATTTATGAAATACTTAGCCCTCTTGAACAAGCCCTCCGTCCTCACCATGAAGCTTGCGGCAGCCCTGTAACCGTTGCTCAAATCACTGAGGCAATTTATGAGCTCCTCATCCGCCTGAAGGTTCCCGAACATCTTCAGGATTGGGCTGAGGTAGCCCGTAGCCGGGGAGATTTAGCAGAGGCACAATTGCAAAACCAAATTTGGGACGCTGTGATACAAGTCTTGGATGAAATGGTGGCAAGCTTAGGAGAGGAAGTTATGGATCTGGCTGACTTTGCGATGATTCTTACTTCTGGTCTAGAGAATTTGAAGCTGGGCTTGATTCCTCCCGGCTATGATCAAGTTTTGGTAGGCTCACTGGATCGATCCCGCAATCCTGAAACGGCGGTTCTCTTTTTATTAGGAGCCAATGATGGAATCCTACCGGGAAAGCCTTCTAATGAAGGAGTTTTTGATGAATTAGAGAGACTCCGTCTAGAAAGAAAAGGGATCATACTGGCCCCCAAAGGAAAGGTGCAGGTGTACGAGGAACACTATTTTATCTATACTGCACTTACCCGTGCTAAAGAACGGTTATATATCAGCTATCCTCTTACCGATGAGGAGGGTAGAGGGTTAACGGTGTCTCCGGTGATTAATCGGATGAAGGCGATTTTTCCTGGGTTACAAGAAAGGTATCTCAGTCTTGATACGGAAGATTTGGATCTCATTCCTCATCCCTACGCTTTGTTACCGGCTTACGCCCTTCATCTTCAGAAACTCCGTCAAGGGACATCTCTTTCTCCTTTATGGCAAGCAATACGGTCTTGGTTTCTTACCAAAACTGAAGCTTTTCCCCAAGTCCTTTTGCTGGAAAAAGGGATCAGCGATCAAAACCATGAAGAGAAACTGCCTCAACCTTTGGCCAGGCAACTTTATGGAAAACGTTTAGTTACCAGTGTTTCCCGACTGGAACAATTCGCACGTTGTCCCTTTGCCCACTTTGCTCAATATGGACTTAAGCTGAAAGAGCGCTCCAATTACCGTCTTTCCCCACCGGATATGGGGCAATTCTTCCATGCAGTATTACATGATTATGCCGTTGCCTTGAGAGAGAGGGAGCTTGATTGGGGAGAGCTCAATAAAGAGCAATCCTGGCAGTTGGTTAATGAGGCAGCCGATCAAATCGTCCTGCAATTGCAGAACAAAATCCTTTTGAGCAATGCTCGTTATCGCTACTTAACCCATAAGCTTAAGCGAACCGTCCATCATGCGGTTCGAGTCTTAGGGGAACATGCCCGCCAGGGAGAGTTCGTGCCTATCGAATTGGAAGTAAAATTTGGCCCTCAGGATACATTACCGCCGTTGGAAGTGGAACTAAGTGGCGGCAGCTCTCTTATTCTCAGAGGTCAGATTGATCGTATTGATGGGGCCATTCTCGGTAATGAAATCTACTTAAGGATTCTTGATTATAAATCCCGAGAAGCTCATGTCAACTTAAATCAGATTTACTATGGACTGGATTTGCAGCTTTTAGCATACCTCGATGCGGCCTTGCAGGGTGCACAGATTCTATTATCATCCTCAAGTCTACCGGAGGCATTTATGGACTCCATACCCAAAGATACCTCTCAAGATCTTAAAAGCCTAAACAATATTCACCCTGCAGGTTTTTTATATTTTCCAGTTCTTGAGCCTCAACTGAAATCAAAAACACTGCTCTATCCTGAGGAATTAGAAAAGGATCGTATTAAAGCGGTTAAAGTCAAGGGCTATTTACTGGCCGACCGTCAGGTCCTGATGGCCATGGATCGCGACCTGGAGAATTCTAACTTGCTGGGCGTAAAATTCAACAAGAATGGAGAATTCAAAAAGGGCTCTCCAACTCTTACGGAAGAGCAGTTTGCCCTCCTCAGAAGGCATCTCCAGTATTTCCTGCGTCGCAGCGGTGAGGCCCTCTTAAATGGTGATATTTCAATTACTCCTTATAAGCAGGGCAAGAATACAGCCTGCCAATTTTGCTCCTACAAACCACTATGTCATTTTGATCCCTATCTGCCCGAGAATAAATATCGGAATTTACCGGTTATACAGGATGAAGATTTTTGGAATCGTGTGGAAAGCCAAGATTCTGAGCAGTACGTTTCGGTGCCTGATAGTTTGGCATCCGACCAAAAGAGTCCTCTGAAGGATACAGACAATAGTCAAAGGACGCAGGAGCTCATCTGGTTAGGTGAAGATGAAGCAGGTGCCGGAAAGGAGGATAACTTACATGAGTAA
- a CDS encoding ABC transporter permease: MFSLKIVVGTLELGLMYAIMVLGVYLTFRVLNYADLSVEGSFTLGAATAATLIFQGYNPWLATAIAFFVGCIAGIFTGIFHTKFKITALLSGILTMTALWSINLRVMGKANISLLKTRTIFTDFKSFPGMNQYGTLILGLLTIIILGILIYLFLNTEIGLALRATGDNELMIRSLGVNTDVMKILGLGLSNGLVAFSGSFVAQHQQFADASMGVGMIVAGLASVIIGEVLVGTSSIGRTILAVICGGVIYRTIIAIVLRLGLEPTDLKLLTAVIVLIALVSPSLKSKFSAFNGGILRKGDSYANSSESN, from the coding sequence ATGTTCTCCCTAAAAATTGTAGTAGGAACTCTAGAACTCGGACTTATGTACGCCATCATGGTCCTGGGAGTCTATCTAACTTTTAGAGTACTGAATTATGCGGACTTGTCTGTGGAGGGCAGCTTCACTTTAGGAGCTGCCACCGCAGCCACCCTTATCTTTCAAGGCTATAATCCCTGGTTGGCCACGGCCATTGCCTTTTTTGTCGGCTGTATCGCCGGGATCTTCACCGGGATATTTCACACCAAATTTAAGATCACCGCTCTCCTGTCCGGAATTTTAACCATGACCGCTTTATGGTCTATCAATTTACGCGTTATGGGCAAAGCCAATATCTCTTTGCTCAAGACACGGACTATTTTTACTGATTTTAAAAGTTTTCCCGGTATGAATCAATATGGAACCCTGATCTTAGGCCTTTTAACGATTATTATCCTCGGTATCCTGATCTACCTCTTCCTTAATACCGAAATCGGTTTGGCCTTGCGGGCCACCGGTGATAATGAACTGATGATCCGGAGCTTAGGGGTAAATACCGACGTAATGAAAATTCTCGGTTTGGGTTTATCCAATGGTCTCGTTGCTTTCTCCGGCAGCTTTGTCGCTCAACACCAACAATTTGCCGACGCCAGCATGGGGGTCGGCATGATTGTGGCAGGACTGGCCTCCGTCATTATCGGTGAGGTTCTGGTGGGAACCTCCTCTATTGGTCGGACAATACTTGCCGTAATCTGTGGCGGCGTTATTTACCGAACCATTATCGCCATCGTCCTCCGACTCGGACTAGAGCCCACCGATTTAAAACTTCTCACCGCTGTTATTGTTCTTATCGCCCTCGTCTCACCCAGTTTAAAATCGAAATTCTCCGCGTTTAATGGCGGCATTTTGAGGAAGGGGGATTCCTATGCTAACAGTTCAGAATCTAACTAA
- a CDS encoding ABC transporter substrate-binding protein, producing MKKGSLKRMLGISLSLVLALGLAGCGSTAPSTKETPQGAAQGSSEEKQVKIGIIQIVEHPALDAAREGFLETFKANGYEEGKNLTIDNKNAQNDQSLLNSIAQKFATSDLDLILAIATPSAQAMASATDEIPILITAVTDPVEAKLVDSMNKPGGNISGTTDMNPIKDQLELLKKLVPTAKTVGVIYNAAEVNSEVQVRIVKEEAPALGLEIVTTTVASSADVLQAAQSLIGKVNAIYVPTDNMVVSAAQSVVQVANANKIPLISGESSVVDAGGLGTIGINYKNLGAQTGEMALRILDGAKPADMPVEGQKNFDIVLNQEAIDLLGIEVPADIKSKAIIK from the coding sequence ATGAAAAAAGGTAGTTTAAAAAGAATGTTGGGAATTAGTTTAAGTCTTGTCTTGGCACTGGGCCTGGCCGGATGCGGCAGTACTGCGCCAAGCACTAAGGAAACCCCTCAGGGGGCAGCGCAAGGTTCTTCTGAAGAGAAACAAGTGAAGATTGGGATTATCCAAATTGTGGAACATCCTGCCTTAGATGCCGCTCGGGAGGGCTTTTTGGAAACCTTTAAAGCTAATGGCTATGAAGAAGGCAAGAACTTAACCATAGACAATAAAAACGCTCAAAACGATCAGTCTCTTCTCAATTCGATCGCTCAAAAATTTGCCACCAGTGATCTCGATCTCATTCTGGCTATTGCCACTCCTTCAGCACAAGCTATGGCCAGTGCCACAGATGAGATCCCCATTTTGATTACAGCCGTTACCGATCCGGTGGAAGCCAAGCTGGTGGACAGCATGAATAAACCCGGCGGCAATATATCCGGAACTACGGATATGAATCCCATTAAGGATCAATTAGAACTCCTGAAAAAACTGGTACCCACCGCCAAAACCGTCGGTGTCATCTATAATGCCGCTGAAGTAAACTCTGAAGTTCAAGTACGCATTGTCAAAGAAGAAGCTCCTGCTCTTGGCTTGGAAATCGTTACGACCACGGTGGCCAGCAGCGCCGACGTGCTGCAGGCAGCCCAATCCTTGATCGGAAAAGTCAACGCTATTTATGTTCCTACCGATAATATGGTTGTATCTGCCGCTCAATCCGTCGTTCAAGTGGCCAATGCCAACAAGATTCCTCTCATTTCCGGAGAGAGCAGCGTTGTCGATGCCGGCGGACTGGGAACCATTGGTATCAACTACAAGAACTTAGGGGCACAGACCGGTGAAATGGCTCTTCGCATCCTTGATGGGGCTAAACCTGCCGATATGCCTGTCGAGGGTCAGAAAAACTTTGATATCGTCTTGAATCAAGAAGCGATTGACTTACTCGGAATCGAAGTCCCTGCCGACATTAAGAGCAAAGCAATCATTAAATAA
- a CDS encoding ABC transporter ATP-binding protein, which translates to MLTVQNLTKVFNKGTINEKKALDRLSLELAPGDFVTVIGSNGAGKSSMMNAIAGVFIPDSGEISIDGTTITKWASHKRSGLISRVFQDPLSGTAASMTIEENLVMALRRGESRRLRWALNVNKRDYFRNELSKLGLGLEGRLTTKVKLLSGGQRQALTLLMATLQNPKLLLLDEHTAALDPKTAEKVMELTCKVAQSSKLTTLMITHNLEQALAVGNRTIMMHEGRIILDIRGVERHNMTIGRLLDMFEKASGVHMNNDRMMLAGTR; encoded by the coding sequence ATGCTAACAGTTCAGAATCTAACTAAGGTCTTCAATAAGGGAACTATCAACGAAAAGAAAGCCCTTGACCGTCTTTCCCTTGAGCTCGCCCCTGGAGACTTTGTCACTGTGATTGGTTCCAATGGCGCAGGCAAGTCTTCCATGATGAACGCTATTGCCGGGGTGTTTATCCCTGATAGTGGAGAAATTTCTATTGATGGCACCACCATTACCAAATGGGCCTCCCATAAACGGTCGGGACTCATCAGCCGGGTGTTTCAGGATCCTTTATCAGGCACTGCCGCCTCGATGACCATTGAAGAAAATTTGGTTATGGCTTTGCGCCGGGGTGAGTCCCGTCGTCTGCGCTGGGCCTTAAATGTTAATAAACGAGATTACTTTCGTAATGAACTATCCAAACTGGGGTTAGGACTTGAAGGGCGCTTAACCACAAAAGTTAAGCTCTTATCCGGCGGACAACGTCAGGCACTGACCTTGCTTATGGCTACCCTTCAGAACCCAAAACTTTTATTGCTGGATGAGCATACCGCGGCTCTGGATCCCAAAACTGCCGAAAAAGTAATGGAGCTTACCTGCAAAGTGGCGCAAAGCTCCAAACTAACAACATTAATGATTACCCATAATCTTGAACAGGCTCTTGCCGTAGGCAATCGGACAATTATGATGCATGAAGGTCGAATCATTCTTGATATTCGTGGCGTTGAACGTCATAACATGACCATTGGCAGATTGCTGGATATGTTTGAAAAAGCCAGTGGTGTTCATATGAACAATGACCGGATGATGCTGGCCGGAACTCGTTAA